A single genomic interval of Paenibacillus macerans harbors:
- the asnB gene encoding asparagine synthase (glutamine-hydrolyzing) codes for MCGITGFIEWNRDLTKESDLVQTMTSCLEKRGPDAQGTWISGPCAFGHRRLSVMDPENGAQPMIIHEEDAVFTIVYNGEIYNAPELKAELQRRGRKFQTTCDTEVLLQSYIEWGPDCVYRLNGIFAFAVWDSVRQHVFFARDRLGVKPLFYSEVDGTLIFGSEPKAILQHPKVRPVVGAEGLAEIFVIGPARTPGHGVYKDLKELRPGHVMIYNRSGLRKYAYWKLEAEPHTDDVETTAAAIRRLLQDTLERQLISDVPVCTLLSGGLDSSALTALAVDYYKRTGQGRVHTYSIDYVDNDKHFKAHSYQPGADGPWIKRMVEELGTEHHAITFDTPELVAALPDSTVARDMPGMTDIDASLLLFCREIKKGATVAISGEAADEVFGGYPWFHREELLNSGTFPWSVATGLRADLLAPEIREWIKPEQYIADRYSEAVAEAPKLEGESGERARMRIMSYLNITRFMPTLLDRKDRMSMAAGLEVRVPYCDHRLVQYVWNIPWEIKTTGGREKGILRKALEGILPEDVLYRKKSPYPKTHNPNYLTAVRSEMLSILDDPSSPILPLIDSGKIRSIAASEESSSNLPWFGQLMSGPQLFAYLSQVNHWLKTYGIEFR; via the coding sequence ATGTGCGGAATAACCGGCTTTATCGAATGGAACCGGGATTTGACCAAAGAATCGGACCTTGTACAGACCATGACATCCTGTCTGGAAAAACGGGGCCCCGATGCGCAGGGAACCTGGATTTCGGGCCCTTGCGCTTTTGGCCATCGGCGCCTTAGCGTCATGGATCCCGAGAACGGAGCCCAGCCGATGATCATCCATGAAGAAGACGCGGTGTTCACCATCGTATACAACGGGGAGATTTATAACGCGCCGGAATTAAAGGCCGAGCTGCAGCGGCGGGGCCGCAAGTTCCAAACGACCTGCGATACGGAGGTGCTGCTGCAATCGTATATCGAATGGGGGCCGGATTGCGTATACCGGCTTAACGGCATTTTCGCCTTTGCCGTCTGGGACAGCGTTAGACAGCATGTTTTTTTCGCCCGCGACCGCCTTGGCGTCAAGCCGCTGTTCTACAGCGAGGTGGACGGAACGTTGATTTTCGGCTCCGAACCTAAAGCCATTTTGCAGCACCCCAAAGTCAGACCGGTCGTGGGAGCGGAAGGGCTTGCCGAAATTTTCGTCATCGGGCCGGCCCGAACCCCCGGCCATGGCGTCTACAAGGATCTCAAGGAGCTGCGCCCCGGCCACGTCATGATTTACAACCGGTCCGGACTGCGGAAATACGCCTACTGGAAGCTGGAGGCGGAGCCTCATACCGATGACGTGGAAACGACGGCCGCCGCCATCCGCCGGCTGCTGCAGGATACGCTGGAGCGGCAGCTGATTTCCGACGTGCCGGTCTGCACGCTGCTGTCGGGAGGCCTGGATTCCAGCGCGCTGACCGCGCTTGCCGTCGATTACTACAAGCGGACCGGCCAAGGCCGGGTGCACACCTACTCGATCGACTATGTGGATAACGACAAACATTTTAAAGCCCACAGCTACCAGCCGGGCGCGGATGGCCCGTGGATCAAGCGGATGGTCGAGGAACTGGGCACGGAGCATCACGCGATTACGTTCGACACTCCCGAGCTTGTCGCCGCCCTGCCCGACTCGACCGTCGCCCGCGACATGCCGGGCATGACCGATATCGACGCGTCGCTGCTGCTGTTTTGCCGGGAAATCAAAAAGGGGGCCACGGTGGCCATTTCCGGCGAAGCGGCGGATGAAGTATTTGGCGGCTACCCCTGGTTCCACCGCGAGGAGCTGCTGAACTCCGGGACGTTCCCCTGGTCGGTGGCGACCGGGCTGCGCGCGGATCTGCTGGCCCCGGAAATCCGCGAGTGGATCAAACCGGAGCAGTATATCGCGGACCGCTACAGCGAAGCCGTGGCCGAAGCCCCGAAGCTGGAAGGCGAATCCGGGGAGCGGGCCCGCATGCGCATCATGTCCTATTTGAACATCACCCGCTTCATGCCGACGCTGCTCGACCGCAAGGACCGCATGAGCATGGCCGCCGGCCTGGAGGTTCGCGTCCCTTACTGCGACCACCGGCTCGTGCAGTACGTATGGAATATCCCCTGGGAGATCAAGACGACCGGAGGCCGGGAAAAAGGCATCCTGCGCAAAGCGCTCGAGGGCATTTTGCCGGAAGACGTACTGTACCGCAAAAAAAGCCCATATCCCAAAACCCATAATCCGAACTATTTAACCGCCGTCCGCAGCGAAATGCTGTCCATTTTGGATGATCCGTCATCGCCGATTCTGCCGCTGATCGATAGCGGCAAAATCCGCTCCATCGCCGCTTCCGAGGAATCTTCCTCGAACCTGCCGTGGTTCGGCCAACTCATGTCCGGACCGCAGCTGTTCGCTTATTTGTCCCAGGTTAACCACTGGTTAAAAACTTATGGCATCGAGTTCCGCTAA
- a CDS encoding ABC transporter permease, translating to MLSLFFAEAGKVRWLLILLLVLMDITASFALAAEHVASLTDYFAPDWTTLYFQAVSLHGMFILPLFAGIFAAFLCFYEHKNGAWKQLLTLPFPRWKIYLSKFLMLVVLLAIAQLAFLAGYLATGNLIHVEGVIPWKTVLTGVTGGWLAAFPLAMLQIYLSTRFKSFGIALLFSISAVIPNIVITGFEGFIGAWFPFAPPYYAMFPQGLPLSPRLEPGSFVLILAFTFLVYLAAGLRHFVRRDWM from the coding sequence ATGCTAAGTTTATTTTTTGCGGAAGCCGGAAAAGTCAGATGGCTGTTGATTTTATTGTTGGTTCTCATGGACATAACGGCAAGCTTTGCGCTGGCCGCGGAACATGTCGCGTCTTTGACCGATTACTTTGCGCCCGATTGGACCACCCTTTATTTTCAAGCGGTTTCCTTACACGGGATGTTTATTCTGCCTCTGTTCGCCGGCATATTTGCGGCATTCCTCTGCTTCTATGAACATAAAAACGGAGCGTGGAAGCAGCTGCTCACCCTGCCGTTTCCGCGCTGGAAAATCTATTTGTCCAAGTTTTTGATGCTGGTCGTTTTATTGGCGATCGCACAGCTTGCCTTTTTGGCCGGGTACCTGGCAACCGGAAACCTCATTCATGTAGAGGGCGTTATTCCCTGGAAAACCGTGCTGACCGGCGTGACCGGCGGATGGCTGGCAGCTTTTCCCCTGGCCATGCTGCAGATTTACCTGTCGACCCGTTTCAAATCTTTCGGAATCGCCCTGTTGTTCAGCATCTCGGCGGTGATCCCGAATATCGTCATTACGGGTTTCGAAGGATTTATCGGGGCATGGTTCCCCTTCGCCCCGCCGTATTATGCCATGTTTCCGCAAGGACTGCCTCTCTCTCCAAGGCTGGAGCCCGGTTCGTTTGTCCTGATTCTCGCCTTCACCTTCCTCGTCTATCTTGCGGCCGGTCTGCGGCATTTTGTGCGCAGGGATTGGATGTGA
- a CDS encoding ABC transporter permease — MMQRALSAEYLKMKKICLWIPVISAVILLLFSCMEWYLYFRQGEAGVYTGFNVLYMFLSFTMLLTISLLCSTMSEPEHQAQGLKLLFSLPVNRTAFYFAKAIWIGALMLGCCALIIGGTAGIWLAYTDLTLPFPFLVKQVLGCFGASLPVLGIQLFLSLRFSNQTFPLAVGVLGAISSLFIARFGGTLLYVLPWAYPSMASPFIGGYTHWIMLGAGLGLVLLWGGAVGFRAMEIK; from the coding sequence ATGATGCAAAGGGCGCTTTCCGCCGAGTATCTGAAGATGAAAAAAATCTGCCTATGGATTCCGGTCATCAGCGCGGTAATTTTGCTGTTGTTCAGCTGCATGGAATGGTACCTGTATTTTCGTCAGGGAGAAGCTGGCGTCTATACGGGGTTTAATGTGCTGTATATGTTTTTGTCCTTTACGATGCTGCTGACCATCTCCTTGTTGTGCAGCACCATGTCCGAACCGGAGCATCAAGCGCAAGGATTAAAGCTGCTGTTTTCCCTGCCCGTCAACCGAACGGCTTTCTATTTTGCCAAGGCGATCTGGATCGGGGCCTTGATGCTGGGATGCTGCGCGCTCATTATTGGCGGAACGGCAGGGATATGGCTCGCTTACACCGATTTGACACTTCCCTTCCCGTTTTTGGTTAAGCAGGTCCTGGGCTGCTTTGGCGCGTCCCTGCCGGTCCTGGGAATACAATTATTTCTGTCGCTACGCTTCTCCAATCAGACATTCCCGCTGGCGGTCGGCGTGCTTGGCGCCATCTCCAGTCTGTTTATCGCCAGATTCGGCGGAACACTCTTATATGTCCTGCCGTGGGCCTACCCTTCCATGGCCAGCCCTTTTATCGGCGGGTATACCCATTGGATCATGCTGGGAGCCGGGTTAGGATTGGTTTTGCTTTGGGGCGGAGCCGTAGGCTTTCGCGCCATGGAGATCAAATAG
- a CDS encoding ABC transporter ATP-binding protein, with amino-acid sequence MSGYIIETGGLTRRFGERVSVDQLNLRVPEGKIYGFLGANGAGKTTTIRMLLSLIRPDEGTIQIMGRSLSHHREAILRNIGSLVEAPSYYGHLSAYQNLKLIAKLLDLPESNIREALDTVRLTPYAKQTVKGYSLGMKQRLGIAQALIRKPRILILDEPINGLDPAGIQEIRHLLLSLSREQGITIFLSSHILSEIQAVSDYVGIIQNGKLIFQDRIQELEKRNKVRLAIIADRTDEAYRVLAGGGAEIERYGSQLLITVTERMSQADIFKLLQPFTLHQVKEVTASLEEIFLQLTGRGESL; translated from the coding sequence GTGTCCGGATATATCATTGAAACAGGCGGCCTGACGCGGCGTTTCGGCGAACGCGTTTCCGTCGATCAGCTTAACTTGCGTGTTCCGGAAGGGAAAATCTACGGATTTTTAGGGGCGAACGGCGCCGGGAAAACAACGACCATTCGCATGCTGCTCAGCTTGATCCGGCCGGACGAAGGCACGATTCAAATCATGGGGCGCTCGCTTTCGCATCACCGCGAAGCCATTTTGCGAAATATCGGTTCATTGGTTGAAGCGCCTTCCTATTACGGGCATTTATCGGCCTATCAAAATCTTAAATTGATTGCGAAGCTGTTGGACTTGCCGGAAAGCAACATTCGCGAAGCCCTGGATACCGTTCGGCTCACTCCCTATGCCAAGCAGACGGTCAAAGGATATTCGCTTGGGATGAAGCAGCGGTTAGGCATCGCGCAAGCCTTGATCCGCAAGCCGCGGATATTAATACTGGACGAGCCGATCAACGGCCTTGATCCGGCCGGGATTCAAGAAATCCGCCATTTGCTGCTGTCGTTATCCCGCGAACAGGGGATAACCATTTTTTTGTCCAGCCATATTTTGAGCGAGATCCAAGCCGTATCCGACTACGTGGGGATTATCCAGAACGGGAAATTGATTTTTCAAGACCGGATTCAGGAGCTTGAAAAGAGAAATAAGGTACGGCTGGCGATTATTGCGGACCGGACCGATGAAGCGTACCGGGTGCTTGCCGGCGGCGGGGCGGAAATCGAGCGCTACGGGAGCCAGCTGCTGATTACGGTTACCGAGCGGATGAGCCAAGCTGACATCTTCAAGCTGCTTCAACCGTTCACCTTACACCAGGTCAAGGAAGTCACCGCATCCCTGGAGGAAATCTTTTTGCAGCTGACGGGGAGAGGGGAAAGCTTATGA
- a CDS encoding sensor histidine kinase produces the protein MKTSLKMSIKILALMVIPLMVYFLSLGLLTNLFSFVKQAIPVLRAMDWGIFRHTATLLSGAAVAYLFFLLIIKPILHIVHWIQALSQGTFQEPAATGFLFSGTPIFQKSKQFLYKDLLIQMQILTDKLKQSETDRRTLEKSRRDWLAGITHDLKTPLSYIQGYASMIAAERYNWSEREVKTFGAKIEQKSMHIQKLIDDLNASFQSENGKIALQKTRTEMVEFLRRITLDTANSPRSAEYAFAYETELDTCFLEADTALLQRAMQNILVNAVIHNPPGTEIRVSVSKKPLVFCIQVADNGTGMDEQTRNNLFESYYRGMPTHQPAEGSGLGMAIARQLIELHGGSIRAESAPERGTSILIELPPP, from the coding sequence ATGAAAACCTCGCTGAAAATGAGCATAAAAATCCTTGCCTTGATGGTAATCCCATTGATGGTTTATTTCCTTAGCTTAGGTTTGCTTACCAATCTTTTTAGTTTTGTCAAGCAAGCGATCCCCGTACTCCGGGCTATGGACTGGGGAATTTTTCGCCACACCGCAACGCTTCTTTCCGGGGCGGCTGTGGCTTACTTGTTTTTTCTGTTAATCATAAAGCCTATTCTGCACATTGTTCATTGGATTCAGGCGCTGTCGCAAGGAACTTTTCAGGAACCTGCCGCAACCGGTTTTTTATTTAGCGGAACCCCGATTTTTCAGAAAAGCAAACAGTTTTTATACAAAGACCTCCTCATCCAGATGCAGATTTTGACGGACAAATTAAAACAAAGCGAAACGGACCGAAGGACGCTGGAAAAAAGCCGCCGCGACTGGCTGGCCGGGATCACGCACGATCTGAAGACGCCGCTGTCCTATATTCAGGGGTATGCTTCGATGATTGCCGCCGAGCGGTACAACTGGTCCGAACGCGAAGTGAAAACGTTTGGCGCCAAGATCGAACAAAAATCCATGCATATTCAAAAGCTGATCGACGATTTAAACGCATCCTTCCAATCCGAAAACGGGAAAATCGCTTTGCAAAAAACGCGCACGGAAATGGTTGAATTTCTGCGGCGCATAACGTTGGATACGGCCAATTCTCCGCGCTCCGCAGAGTATGCTTTTGCTTATGAAACCGAGTTGGACACATGTTTTCTGGAAGCGGACACCGCGCTGCTGCAAAGGGCAATGCAAAACATCCTTGTCAATGCCGTCATTCATAATCCTCCGGGCACGGAAATTCGCGTATCGGTGAGCAAGAAGCCCCTTGTTTTTTGTATCCAGGTTGCCGACAATGGGACGGGAATGGACGAGCAAACCCGGAACAATCTGTTTGAAAGCTATTATCGGGGAATGCCAACGCACCAGCCGGCGGAGGGGTCGGGGCTCGGTATGGCGATCGCCCGCCAATTGATCGAGCTGCATGGCGGTTCGATCCGCGCGGAAAGCGCGCCGGAGCGCGGAACCTCCATTCTGATCGAATTGCCGCCGCCATAA
- a CDS encoding response regulator transcription factor: MEQRILLVDDETGILDMLETILNKEGFRSIERAETGQRALQLVEEFEPQLIVLDVMLPDMSGLELCMELRKKTEAPVLFLTARTSDYDKLVGFAMGGDDYITKPFNALEVVARIKVQLKRWQMCLSQGRPKTLEFADFGINTESCEVIRNGQPLEMTALEYSLLLFFAEHPNRIFTAAQLYENVWGQLNMGDDKTVVMHISKIRKKIEPDAQVPKYIKNIRGLGYKFIPHKQGETRQ; encoded by the coding sequence ATGGAGCAACGCATTCTTCTGGTGGACGATGAAACCGGCATTCTCGATATGTTGGAAACGATCTTGAACAAAGAAGGGTTCCGATCCATTGAACGGGCGGAAACAGGGCAAAGGGCGCTGCAATTAGTTGAAGAGTTTGAGCCGCAACTGATTGTCCTTGATGTGATGCTGCCCGATATGAGCGGGCTGGAGCTTTGTATGGAACTGCGCAAGAAAACGGAGGCGCCCGTGCTTTTTTTGACGGCGAGAACCTCGGACTACGATAAACTCGTGGGATTTGCCATGGGCGGCGATGACTATATCACCAAACCTTTTAACGCCCTGGAGGTTGTTGCGCGGATTAAGGTCCAGTTAAAACGCTGGCAGATGTGTTTGAGCCAGGGACGGCCAAAAACATTGGAATTTGCGGATTTTGGCATCAACACCGAGTCGTGCGAAGTGATCCGAAACGGACAGCCTTTGGAAATGACGGCATTGGAATATTCGCTGCTGCTCTTTTTTGCCGAGCATCCGAACCGGATTTTTACCGCGGCCCAATTATATGAAAACGTATGGGGACAGCTGAATATGGGCGATGACAAAACCGTCGTGATGCATATTTCCAAGATCCGCAAAAAAATCGAGCCCGACGCCCAGGTGCCGAAATATATCAAGAACATTCGCGGACTAGGGTATAAATTCATCCCGCATAAACAGGGAGAGACCAGACAATGA
- a CDS encoding glutathione peroxidase, which translates to MNIYDFEVRTIDGKAMTLKAFEGKVLLIVNTASACGLTPHYEGLQRLYDTYKDQGFVVLGFPCNQFAEQEPGTEEEIKAFCETRYQVTFPLFSKIDVKGEQAHPLYRYLVENTPEPYKTGDIEWNFVKFLIDPKGRIIKQYSARTEPAAVEPDIRGLLGAAETE; encoded by the coding sequence ATGAACATCTATGATTTTGAAGTTCGGACGATTGACGGCAAAGCCATGACCCTTAAAGCTTTCGAAGGGAAAGTGCTGCTGATCGTAAACACGGCCAGCGCCTGCGGTTTGACTCCGCATTACGAGGGCCTGCAGCGCCTTTATGACACGTATAAAGACCAGGGGTTTGTTGTGCTCGGTTTTCCTTGCAATCAATTTGCCGAACAGGAGCCGGGGACGGAGGAAGAAATCAAAGCTTTCTGTGAGACCCGATACCAAGTCACCTTTCCGCTTTTCAGCAAAATCGACGTTAAGGGAGAGCAAGCCCACCCGTTGTACCGATACTTGGTCGAAAATACACCGGAGCCTTACAAAACCGGAGATATCGAATGGAATTTCGTTAAATTTTTGATCGACCCAAAAGGCCGGATCATCAAGCAATACAGCGCACGCACCGAACCGGCCGCGGTCGAACCGGATATCCGCGGGCTGCTGGGCGCCGCTGAGACCGAGTAA
- a CDS encoding ABC transporter ATP-binding protein, which yields MIQPILQIEDLHTHFFTDRGEIPAVDGVNLYVNPGEVLGVVGESGCGKSVTSLSVLKLIPQPPGKIVGGSIFFKGRDIVPLKEREMRSIRGNAISMIFQEPMTSLNPLYTIGQQIGEAVRLHKGLSKKEARAHTIDMLKKVGIPRPEAIIDEYPHQLSGGMRQRVMIAMAISCSPELLIADEPTTALDVTIQAQILDLIRRLNEENGTAVMMITHDLGVVAEMCHRVAVMYAGKVVEEGSVHDIFKNPLHPYTQGLIKSVPRMDEQRKRLFSIPGNVPVLSTQMQGCRFADRCPHAMPACLTQLPELREYETAHSCRCWLHETPQEDVV from the coding sequence ATGATTCAACCCATTTTGCAAATTGAGGATTTGCATACTCATTTTTTCACCGACCGCGGCGAAATCCCCGCTGTGGACGGTGTGAATTTGTATGTGAATCCCGGCGAAGTGCTGGGGGTCGTCGGCGAATCGGGCTGCGGAAAAAGCGTGACCTCGTTGTCTGTGCTCAAACTGATTCCGCAACCTCCGGGCAAAATCGTCGGAGGATCGATTTTTTTCAAAGGCCGGGATATCGTTCCGCTAAAGGAGCGTGAAATGCGTTCGATCCGCGGCAACGCGATCTCGATGATCTTTCAAGAGCCGATGACGTCCCTGAATCCGCTGTATACGATCGGGCAGCAAATCGGGGAAGCGGTTCGCCTGCACAAGGGGCTCAGCAAAAAGGAAGCCCGGGCGCATACGATCGATATGCTGAAAAAGGTCGGCATTCCAAGGCCGGAAGCGATTATCGACGAATATCCCCATCAGTTGTCAGGGGGGATGCGCCAGCGGGTGATGATCGCCATGGCGATTTCCTGCAGCCCGGAGCTGCTGATCGCCGATGAACCGACGACAGCGCTGGACGTGACGATCCAAGCGCAGATTCTGGACCTGATCCGGCGCCTGAACGAGGAAAACGGAACGGCTGTGATGATGATTACCCACGACCTCGGCGTCGTGGCCGAGATGTGCCATCGCGTGGCCGTCATGTACGCGGGGAAGGTCGTCGAGGAAGGCAGCGTGCACGATATTTTCAAAAACCCGCTGCACCCGTACACGCAAGGGCTCATCAAATCGGTGCCGCGCATGGATGAGCAGCGGAAACGGCTGTTTTCGATTCCCGGCAACGTTCCTGTGCTTAGCACGCAAATGCAGGGCTGCCGCTTCGCCGATCGCTGCCCGCATGCAATGCCGGCATGCCTCACGCAGCTTCCCGAGCTGCGGGAATACGAAACGGCCCACAGCTGCCGGTGCTGGCTGCATGAAACGCCACAGGAGGATGTCGTATGA
- a CDS encoding ABC transporter ATP-binding protein → MSEPLLQVEHLKKYYPIGGGMFGKSKQQFVKAVDDISFTVQKGETFGLVGESGCGKSTTGRSLLRLIEPTDGRVIFNGEDITALSPEELRKKRKDMQIVFQDPFSSLDPRHTVQRILEEPLIVHGVGDAKERRNIIDRLIDVVGLTQGHLQRYPHQFSGGQRQRIGIARALSLQPKLIVADEPVSALDVSIQSQVINLLQDLQEEFGLTYIFIAHDLSVVKHICDRVAVMYLGRIVEIAEKNKLYSAPQHPYTQALLSAVPEPDPDKKPERIILQGEVPSPANAPVGCAFHTRCPMAMDVCRSKRPDLAETEAGHLTACHLFTQEA, encoded by the coding sequence ATGAGCGAACCATTACTGCAAGTAGAGCATCTGAAAAAATATTACCCGATCGGCGGGGGGATGTTCGGTAAGTCCAAACAGCAGTTCGTCAAAGCGGTCGACGATATTTCGTTTACGGTGCAAAAAGGCGAAACGTTTGGGCTTGTCGGCGAAAGCGGCTGCGGCAAATCAACCACCGGCCGCTCGCTGCTGCGGCTGATCGAACCGACGGACGGGCGCGTCATTTTTAACGGCGAGGATATCACCGCGCTTTCCCCGGAGGAACTGCGCAAAAAACGCAAAGATATGCAAATCGTGTTCCAGGATCCGTTTTCGTCGCTGGATCCCCGCCACACCGTACAGCGCATTTTGGAGGAGCCGCTCATTGTGCATGGCGTCGGCGACGCGAAAGAACGCCGGAACATCATCGACCGGCTGATCGATGTCGTCGGTTTGACGCAAGGCCATCTGCAGCGGTATCCGCACCAATTTTCCGGCGGACAGCGGCAGCGGATCGGCATCGCCCGGGCGCTTTCGCTCCAGCCGAAGCTGATCGTCGCGGACGAACCGGTCTCGGCGCTGGATGTTTCGATTCAGTCGCAGGTGATCAACCTGCTGCAGGATTTGCAGGAGGAATTCGGCCTGACCTACATTTTTATCGCGCATGATCTCAGCGTGGTGAAGCATATTTGCGATCGGGTCGCGGTGATGTATCTCGGACGGATTGTGGAGATCGCCGAGAAAAACAAGCTGTATTCCGCGCCGCAGCATCCATATACCCAGGCGCTGTTGTCCGCGGTGCCGGAACCGGATCCGGACAAAAAGCCCGAGCGGATTATTTTGCAGGGAGAAGTGCCAAGTCCGGCGAATGCCCCGGTCGGCTGCGCCTTTCATACGCGCTGTCCGATGGCGATGGACGTTTGCCGTTCGAAACGGCCCGACCTCGCGGAAACGGAAGCCGGCCATCTGACGGCCTGCCACCTGTTTACTCAAGAGGCATAA
- a CDS encoding ABC transporter substrate-binding protein, giving the protein MKAKRWSSVILLLMLSMAVALTGCGGNGGGGNKAAGTNTGANTGAEAPAGSAQDTLIVGRGGDSASLDPSIVTDGESLKITHQVFDSLLEYKEGTTEVQPSLAESWTVSEDGLKYTFKLRQGVKFHDGTDFNAEAVVFNFTRWSDPKSEYKFEGDSFDYYDSMFGPDGKRVIKEVKAIDDNTVEFTLNQPQAPFLQNLAMTSFGIASPTAIKEKKENFKNEPVGTGPFVFKEWKRNDSITLEKNPNYWKEGLPKLNKVIVRSIPDNSARFNALQSGEIDLMEDLTPDDLATLQSNPDLQKIERPSNNVGYVGFNLKKEPFNNVKVRQALSYAVNKQGIIDAFFAGQAQPAKNPMPPSLWGYNDSIQDYEYDLEKAKQLLAEAGYPNGLPGEYTFYAMPVSRPYMPDGKKVAEVIQADFEKIGVKVNIESPEWATYIDDAQAGDKDDIYMLGWQGDNGDPDNFLYTLLDKDAIPSNNYSYYANDELHEILKQAQVETEQSKREELYKKAQEIIKADAPWIPLVHTTPLLAAKANVKGYVPSPTGTEYYSNIYFE; this is encoded by the coding sequence ATGAAAGCAAAGAGATGGAGCAGTGTCATTTTGCTATTGATGCTGAGCATGGCCGTTGCCTTGACGGGCTGCGGCGGCAACGGCGGCGGAGGCAACAAAGCCGCGGGCACAAATACGGGGGCGAACACGGGAGCGGAAGCTCCGGCAGGATCCGCGCAGGATACATTGATCGTCGGACGCGGCGGCGATTCCGCATCCCTGGATCCTTCGATCGTCACCGACGGCGAATCGCTTAAAATTACGCACCAGGTGTTTGATTCCTTGCTGGAGTACAAGGAAGGAACAACGGAAGTGCAGCCGTCCCTCGCCGAAAGCTGGACGGTTTCCGAAGACGGCCTCAAATACACGTTCAAGCTGCGCCAAGGCGTCAAGTTCCATGATGGAACCGACTTCAACGCCGAAGCTGTCGTCTTTAACTTCACGCGTTGGTCCGATCCGAAAAGCGAATACAAGTTTGAAGGGGACTCTTTCGATTATTATGACTCGATGTTTGGTCCGGACGGCAAACGCGTCATTAAAGAAGTCAAAGCTATCGACGACAATACGGTGGAATTCACGCTGAATCAGCCGCAGGCGCCTTTCCTGCAAAATCTGGCCATGACCTCGTTCGGGATTGCCAGCCCAACGGCAATTAAAGAGAAGAAGGAAAACTTCAAAAACGAACCGGTCGGCACAGGGCCGTTTGTGTTCAAAGAGTGGAAACGCAACGATTCGATTACCTTGGAAAAGAACCCGAACTACTGGAAGGAAGGGCTTCCGAAGCTGAACAAAGTTATCGTTCGTTCGATCCCGGACAACTCCGCGCGCTTTAATGCACTGCAAAGCGGTGAAATCGACCTGATGGAAGACTTGACCCCAGACGATCTGGCTACGCTGCAAAGCAACCCGGATCTGCAAAAAATCGAACGTCCGTCCAACAACGTGGGTTACGTCGGCTTCAACCTGAAGAAAGAACCGTTTAACAACGTAAAAGTAAGACAAGCGCTTAGCTATGCCGTAAATAAACAAGGAATCATCGACGCTTTCTTCGCGGGCCAGGCCCAGCCGGCCAAAAACCCGATGCCGCCGTCCCTATGGGGCTACAACGACAGCATTCAGGATTACGAATACGATTTGGAAAAAGCGAAGCAACTGCTGGCGGAAGCCGGCTACCCGAACGGCCTGCCGGGCGAGTATACGTTCTACGCGATGCCGGTATCCCGTCCTTACATGCCTGACGGCAAGAAAGTAGCCGAAGTTATTCAAGCGGATTTCGAAAAAATCGGCGTTAAAGTGAACATCGAATCTCCGGAATGGGCGACTTATATTGACGATGCGCAAGCCGGTGACAAAGACGACATCTACATGCTCGGATGGCAAGGCGACAACGGCGACCCGGACAACTTCCTGTACACGCTGCTGGACAAAGACGCCATTCCGTCCAACAACTACAGCTATTACGCCAACGATGAGCTGCACGAGATTTTGAAGCAGGCGCAAGTTGAAACCGAGCAATCGAAACGCGAAGAGCTGTACAAAAAAGCCCAGGAAATCATCAAAGCCGATGCACCGTGGATTCCGCTCGTGCATACGACGCCGCTGCTTGCAGCCAAAGCCAATGTAAAAGGATACGTTCCGTCTCCGACAGGGACAGAGTACTACAGCAACATTTATTTCGAATAA